In a genomic window of Limnochordia bacterium:
- the purE gene encoding 5-(carboxyamino)imidazole ribonucleotide mutase, with translation MTKEVLVGIVMGSDSDLPVMADAASFLDEVGVGYEMRIISAHRTPDLALEYARTAAERGLKLIIAGAGKAAHLAGVLAAYTHLPVIGVPILSSTLAGTDALYSIVQMPTGIPVACVAINGAKNAAILACQILGTADDVMAATVKRFKRGLADEVRAKDQKLQERGWRAYTE, from the coding sequence ATGACAAAGGAAGTTTTAGTAGGGATTGTAATGGGATCCGACTCGGATCTGCCTGTGATGGCTGATGCCGCATCTTTTCTAGATGAGGTAGGGGTAGGCTATGAAATGCGGATTATCTCTGCCCATCGCACCCCGGATTTGGCCTTGGAGTATGCCAGGACTGCTGCAGAACGTGGTTTGAAGCTAATCATCGCTGGAGCGGGTAAAGCCGCCCATTTGGCGGGGGTCCTTGCAGCCTATACCCATCTACCAGTGATTGGTGTGCCAATCCTAAGCAGTACCCTGGCGGGGACTGATGCGTTGTATTCCATCGTACAGATGCCCACCGGCATTCCCGTGGCGTGCGTTGCCATTAACGGGGCAAAGAACGCGGCGATCTTAGCTTGTCAGATTCTTGGTACCGCTGATGATGTCATGGCGGCGACGGTAAAGAGGTTTAAGCGGGGGCTAGCCGATGAGGTCAGGGCCAAGGATCAGAAACTGCAAGAGCGGGGTTGGCGTGCCTACACCGAGTAA
- the pyrF gene encoding orotidine-5'-phosphate decarboxylase encodes MISFSDRLDQKITEKQSHVVVGLDPRWHLIPEYLKQEATKQFGQGPEAIKEVLFQFGLGIMEAVAEYAVAIKPQFAFFEQFGPWGMLALQELVLEAGKLGLLVIGDGKRNDIGSTAEAYANAYLGKVDIFEQKTQVWSMDALTVNAYLGVDGVRPFINVAKEHGNGLFVLLRTSNPSASDFQDLTCAKGKAYEAVAAKVAEWVVGEEMGQCGYSFIGVVVGATYPDDAKRLRELLPHCIFLVPGYGAQGAGALEVLPCFDENGKGAVVNSARDIIFAYTKPAYAEYGERNFADAARQAAKTMRDDLLRVVG; translated from the coding sequence GTGATTAGTTTCTCAGATCGTCTAGATCAGAAGATTACGGAAAAGCAAAGCCATGTGGTGGTGGGACTGGATCCCCGCTGGCACTTGATTCCTGAGTATCTTAAGCAGGAGGCAACCAAACAGTTTGGTCAAGGACCGGAAGCGATCAAGGAGGTCTTGTTCCAGTTCGGCTTGGGGATTATGGAAGCTGTGGCTGAGTATGCTGTGGCTATTAAACCCCAGTTTGCCTTTTTTGAACAGTTCGGTCCCTGGGGGATGCTCGCCTTGCAGGAGTTAGTCTTGGAGGCGGGAAAGCTCGGACTTCTGGTAATTGGTGATGGAAAGAGAAACGATATTGGTTCCACAGCAGAGGCCTATGCCAATGCCTACCTCGGGAAGGTAGACATCTTTGAACAGAAGACCCAAGTATGGTCTATGGACGCATTAACGGTTAACGCTTATCTTGGGGTAGATGGAGTACGCCCCTTTATTAATGTTGCCAAAGAACATGGTAACGGCCTATTTGTTCTGCTTAGAACCTCGAACCCCTCTGCCAGTGACTTTCAGGATCTCACCTGTGCCAAAGGAAAGGCCTATGAGGCGGTGGCAGCAAAGGTGGCAGAATGGGTGGTCGGGGAAGAAATGGGCCAATGCGGTTACAGTTTTATTGGTGTAGTGGTTGGGGCTACCTATCCTGATGATGCAAAGAGACTACGAGAGTTATTGCCCCATTGCATCTTTTTGGTGCCTGGATATGGAGCCCAGGGGGCCGGTGCTTTGGAGGTATTGCCCTGTTTTGATGAGAACGGGAAAGGTGCTGTGGTAAACTCAGCCCGGGATATCATTTTTGCTTATACGAAGCCTGCCTATGCTGAATATGGGGAGCGCAACTTTGCTGATGCGGCCCGCCAGGCAGCAAAAACTATGCGGGATGACTTACTACGGGTTGTGGGTTAA
- a CDS encoding aspartate carbamoyltransferase catalytic subunit, with protein MGLRGKDLLGLQPLTPEEIQLILETAKPCKQILTRAVKKTPALRGKVVANLFYEPSTRTRNSFEMAAKAMSADVINVAVAQSSVQKGESLLDTAKTLCALGTDVIILRHYAAGSSTFLAREVDVSVINAGDGWHEHPTQALLDLFTIQEHKKQIEGLRVLIIGDILHSRVARSNIWGLSKLGADVFIAGPPTLIPADIGKLGVKVVYDLDKFLPSMDVVNLLRVQKERHHRVAFPSIRDYVSTFGLHRERLDFLRDDCLILHPGPTNLGVELSPVVADDPRAVITEQVTNGVAVRMALLYLLLAGGRIDEPVD; from the coding sequence GTGGGATTACGCGGTAAGGATCTGCTCGGGTTACAACCTTTGACACCGGAGGAGATCCAGTTAATCTTAGAAACAGCCAAACCTTGCAAACAGATTCTAACCAGGGCTGTCAAGAAAACACCAGCCCTCCGAGGAAAGGTGGTCGCCAATCTGTTCTATGAACCTAGCACCCGGACTCGGAATTCCTTTGAGATGGCGGCAAAGGCCATGAGTGCCGATGTGATTAACGTGGCCGTGGCCCAAAGTAGTGTGCAAAAGGGAGAAAGCCTTCTTGACACAGCGAAAACGCTATGTGCCCTAGGAACAGACGTGATCATTTTGCGCCATTATGCGGCGGGTTCTTCCACTTTTTTGGCCCGGGAGGTGGATGTTAGTGTGATCAATGCCGGAGATGGCTGGCACGAACATCCTACCCAAGCCCTACTGGACCTATTTACGATTCAGGAACACAAGAAGCAGATTGAAGGCCTGCGGGTTCTAATCATCGGGGACATTTTACATAGTCGGGTGGCCCGATCAAATATTTGGGGGTTGTCTAAGCTGGGTGCTGATGTTTTTATAGCTGGTCCGCCCACCCTGATCCCTGCGGATATTGGAAAACTAGGTGTTAAGGTCGTCTATGATTTGGACAAGTTCTTGCCTAGTATGGATGTAGTTAACCTGCTCCGGGTACAAAAGGAGCGGCATCATCGGGTGGCCTTTCCGTCTATACGGGATTATGTCAGTACCTTTGGCCTACACCGGGAACGTCTAGATTTCTTGCGTGATGATTGCTTGATTTTGCATCCCGGACCAACTAATCTGGGGGTAGAACTGAGTCCTGTTGTGGCAGACGACCCCCGGGCAGTGATTACCGAGCAGGTTACCAATGGTGTAGCGGTACGTATGGCCCTTTTGTATTTGCTTTTGGCGGGAGGTAGAATAGATGAGCCTGTTGATTAA
- a CDS encoding TMEM165/GDT1 family protein produces the protein MNLKVFFLAFGTLFLAELGDKTQLAVFTLAAQYKSPWLVFAGASLGLLTVTLISTFIGQTIVRYIPAAYIQLAAGILFVVLGVGILLGAARDMFA, from the coding sequence GTGAATCTAAAGGTATTTTTTCTTGCTTTTGGCACGCTTTTCCTAGCAGAGTTAGGGGACAAAACACAACTAGCGGTATTTACCCTTGCCGCCCAATACAAATCGCCCTGGCTCGTATTCGCCGGTGCTTCCCTAGGACTTTTGACGGTAACTCTAATTAGCACATTCATTGGGCAGACGATTGTCAGATACATTCCTGCAGCGTATATTCAATTGGCGGCAGGTATCTTGTTTGTGGTTTTGGGAGTCGGTATCCTCTTGGGTGCCGCCCGGGACATGTTCGCATAA
- a CDS encoding dihydroorotase has product MSLLIKNALVIDPITNLDRVLLDIYIEDQQIVQIAPRIEEIPGMEVYDAHGLWAAPGLVDIHVHLRQPGREDKETVRTGTLAAAAGGFAAVACMPNTHPVLDGETVLGFLQQVIQQDAVVDVYPIGAISKGLQGEELAELTEMAKAGVRAFSDDGHCVNDGFLMRQALEYAKMLDVPLICHAEDAKLADGGVMHEGYWSTVLGLPPISPVAEEAIIARDLLLAEKIGARLHIAHVSTAGSVDLLRWGKARGIRVTGEVTPHHLTLTDEAVSTFDTNTKVNPPLRSIEDVQAVRRGLADGTIDCIASDHAPHTREEKEQEYIHAPFGLIGLETTVPVVMSELVGRGHLAPLRAVEALSTKPASILGLEPFSIAPGRIANITLIDPNLEKTVKPDEFYSKSCNTPFADKRLKGWPKALIYHGQIIMRDGVVGD; this is encoded by the coding sequence ATGAGCCTGTTGATTAAAAACGCCTTGGTCATTGACCCGATTACAAATCTGGATCGGGTTTTGCTAGACATTTACATTGAGGATCAACAGATTGTGCAGATTGCACCTAGGATTGAGGAAATACCCGGGATGGAGGTATATGATGCTCATGGTCTTTGGGCGGCACCGGGGCTTGTGGATATCCATGTGCATCTGCGTCAGCCCGGGCGAGAGGATAAGGAGACCGTAAGAACCGGTACCTTGGCCGCAGCGGCGGGTGGGTTTGCTGCTGTTGCCTGTATGCCTAACACTCACCCAGTTCTTGACGGGGAGACCGTCTTAGGGTTTTTGCAGCAGGTTATTCAACAAGACGCCGTGGTTGATGTATACCCGATTGGTGCTATTAGCAAGGGACTCCAAGGTGAGGAACTAGCAGAGCTTACGGAGATGGCTAAAGCCGGTGTTCGGGCCTTCTCCGATGATGGACATTGTGTTAACGATGGTTTCTTGATGCGCCAGGCGCTGGAATATGCCAAAATGCTAGATGTGCCCTTGATCTGTCATGCGGAGGATGCGAAACTAGCCGATGGTGGAGTGATGCACGAGGGGTATTGGTCTACGGTATTGGGTTTACCACCCATTAGTCCCGTTGCGGAGGAAGCCATCATTGCCCGGGACTTGCTTTTGGCAGAGAAGATCGGCGCACGATTACATATTGCCCATGTGAGCACCGCAGGCTCTGTGGACTTACTCCGCTGGGGGAAGGCGCGCGGAATCAGAGTTACTGGAGAGGTGACCCCCCATCATTTGACCTTGACCGACGAGGCGGTCAGTACCTTTGATACTAACACCAAGGTCAATCCGCCCTTACGATCTATTGAGGATGTACAGGCTGTACGTCGGGGACTGGCCGATGGGACTATTGATTGTATTGCATCGGACCACGCACCCCATACCAGAGAGGAGAAGGAGCAGGAGTACATTCATGCACCCTTCGGCCTGATTGGTCTGGAGACAACGGTACCGGTGGTGATGTCTGAACTGGTGGGTCGGGGACATTTGGCGCCGCTGCGGGCGGTTGAAGCCCTCTCGACGAAACCGGCCAGTATTTTAGGCTTGGAGCCCTTTTCCATTGCGCCGGGTAGGATTGCCAACATCACACTGATTGATCCTAACCTGGAGAAGACCGTAAAGCCCGATGAATTCTACAGCAAAAGCTGTAATACCCCCTTTGCCGACAAGAGACTAAAGGGCTGGCCCAAGGCTTTGATCTATCATGGACAGATAATTATGCGGGATGGTGTTGTGGGTGATTAG
- a CDS encoding cytochrome c biogenesis protein CcdA — protein sequence MGSLWRGSSLVFLTLCLTLVPSYLSYLTGYSAGELAYSKKLDQLFTNAVAFVVGFSFVFTLLGFPMSFIGQCLLVNLVTFRKVAGVFIVVFGLYTAGCFGFIPSLKRGGLAMF from the coding sequence GTGGGTAGCCTTTGGCGCGGGAGTAGCCTCGTTTTTCTCACCCTGTGTCTTACCTTAGTACCAAGTTATCTAAGCTATTTGACCGGCTATTCAGCCGGGGAACTGGCCTACAGCAAGAAGCTTGATCAGCTCTTCACCAATGCAGTTGCTTTTGTGGTTGGGTTTAGCTTTGTCTTTACGCTCCTTGGTTTTCCCATGAGTTTCATTGGCCAGTGTTTGCTTGTTAACCTTGTGACTTTTCGTAAGGTGGCTGGGGTATTCATCGTTGTTTTTGGGTTGTATACTGCGGGGTGTTTCGGCTTCATCCCCTCCTTAAAGAGAGGCGGGCTGGCTATGTTTTAA
- a CDS encoding dihydroorotate dehydrogenase electron transfer subunit, whose amino-acid sequence MQREYSGLLVENYKVAEDCHLFTIESRDLKDAEPGQFIHVLPRAGHQVPVSSDPLLRRPISIYDIDEEQKTLKILFRVVGRGTKALSMLSPGELIDFLGPIGRGFELPTTGGCELALVGGGIGLAPLFLLARRLIQAGHRVRAFFGFRSQADCIDVGPFSEIGCAVEVFTEDGSLGVQGFPTQGLVEALPGLDGVYACGPVGMLAAVARFARDLPCQVSMEERMGCGVGACLACACKVKGQKGYVRVCVDGPVFNAAEIDFDHLLGKQR is encoded by the coding sequence ATGCAAAGGGAATACTCAGGACTGCTTGTGGAAAATTACAAAGTGGCTGAAGACTGCCATCTGTTTACGATTGAAAGTAGAGATCTTAAAGATGCAGAACCGGGGCAGTTTATCCATGTATTGCCACGGGCAGGGCACCAAGTACCTGTATCGAGTGATCCCCTGCTACGGCGTCCAATTAGCATCTACGATATAGACGAGGAACAAAAGACCCTAAAGATCCTGTTTCGGGTGGTGGGAAGGGGAACCAAGGCTTTAAGTATGCTATCTCCTGGGGAACTCATTGATTTCCTTGGACCCATCGGTAGAGGTTTCGAACTCCCCACCACAGGGGGATGCGAACTGGCCCTTGTGGGAGGCGGAATCGGTTTGGCCCCATTATTTTTGTTGGCCCGTCGGTTGATCCAGGCCGGTCACCGGGTGCGGGCATTCTTTGGCTTTCGAAGCCAAGCCGATTGCATCGATGTAGGTCCCTTTAGTGAAATTGGCTGTGCTGTAGAGGTATTCACGGAAGATGGTTCCCTCGGTGTTCAAGGATTCCCCACGCAGGGGTTAGTCGAAGCCCTACCGGGTCTAGATGGCGTTTACGCCTGTGGTCCTGTGGGCATGTTGGCCGCGGTGGCACGATTTGCGAGGGACCTGCCTTGCCAAGTCTCCATGGAAGAACGAATGGGATGTGGGGTAGGTGCGTGCCTTGCCTGTGCCTGTAAAGTCAAAGGTCAAAAGGGCTATGTACGGGTATGTGTGGACGGTCCTGTATTTAATGCGGCCGAGATAGACTTTGATCACTTACTGGGAAAACAGCGTTGA
- a CDS encoding RluA family pseudouridine synthase: MHDLDPAVMIVSTSDSNKQRLDIFLTRHPQIPSRSVARRLIDEGKVLVNGAVCKPSYRTSYGDQVEVYIPRARVVELEPQDIPLDIIYEDEDLLLVNKPAGMVVHPAPGNETGTLVNALLAHCQELSQIGGIKRPGIVHRLDKDTSGLLIVAKNDRAHMGLAEQMKLRTVRRVYWALVQGQVSLDQGKIEAPIGRHFLDRRKMAVRYAGGRNAITYYYVKERFCHFTRIDAQIITGRTHQIRVHLAFINHPIVGDTKYGGGVFNLGLQRQALHAAELEFTHPCTGKLLRFNAPLPEDLKGVMGILRGPRSKEEQGC; this comes from the coding sequence TTGCACGATCTTGATCCTGCGGTAATGATTGTTTCTACTTCAGACAGCAACAAACAGCGTCTGGATATTTTTTTGACCAGGCACCCCCAAATTCCGTCTCGTTCCGTGGCACGGCGGCTGATCGATGAAGGCAAAGTGTTAGTCAACGGCGCAGTTTGCAAACCGAGTTACCGAACGAGTTACGGGGACCAGGTGGAAGTGTACATTCCCCGGGCCCGGGTGGTGGAGTTAGAGCCCCAAGATATCCCATTGGATATTATCTATGAAGATGAGGATTTGTTGCTAGTTAACAAACCAGCAGGGATGGTGGTACACCCAGCTCCGGGTAATGAGACGGGGACTTTAGTAAATGCTTTGTTGGCCCACTGCCAAGAGCTATCGCAAATAGGTGGTATAAAACGCCCAGGGATCGTACATCGTCTGGATAAAGACACCTCGGGACTCTTGATTGTGGCCAAGAACGATAGGGCCCATATGGGCCTGGCGGAGCAGATGAAGTTGCGCACAGTACGCCGTGTGTATTGGGCATTGGTGCAAGGACAGGTCAGTTTAGATCAAGGGAAGATCGAAGCACCCATTGGACGACACTTCCTTGATCGCAGGAAGATGGCAGTAAGGTATGCCGGGGGACGAAACGCGATTACATACTATTACGTTAAAGAACGATTCTGTCATTTTACCCGGATAGATGCGCAGATCATCACCGGACGGACCCACCAAATCCGCGTGCACCTGGCCTTCATCAACCATCCCATCGTGGGGGATACAAAGTACGGTGGAGGGGTGTTTAATTTGGGCCTGCAAAGGCAGGCGCTCCATGCAGCTGAACTTGAGTTTACCCATCCCTGTACGGGAAAACTGCTGCGGTTTAATGCTCCCTTACCCGAGGATCTTAAGGGTGTGATGGGGATTTTGCGCGGGCCAAGGTCAAAGGAGGAGCAAGGATGTTAA
- the pyrR gene encoding bifunctional pyr operon transcriptional regulator/uracil phosphoribosyltransferase PyrR, which translates to MLRFKRQVLDEREMDRVLDRITHQILERSGGVENLVVIGIRTRGVPLAKRLVQKLEAVEEREVPFGILDINLYRDDLSLASAQPVIRTTDVPFDINGKVVVLVDDVLFTGRTVRSALDALIDLGRPRAIQLAVLVDRGHRELPISADFVGKEVPTAKNEVVKVCLAEIDGQDAVNLMERC; encoded by the coding sequence ATGTTAAGATTTAAGAGACAAGTCTTAGATGAGAGGGAAATGGATCGGGTCTTAGATCGCATTACCCATCAGATCCTAGAGCGAAGCGGTGGGGTGGAGAATCTTGTGGTGATAGGGATTCGCACTCGGGGCGTGCCCTTAGCGAAGCGTTTAGTGCAAAAGCTGGAAGCTGTGGAGGAAAGAGAGGTTCCCTTCGGGATCCTAGACATTAACCTTTACCGTGATGATCTTTCCCTAGCATCGGCCCAGCCAGTTATTCGCACCACCGATGTGCCCTTCGATATTAATGGTAAAGTTGTAGTATTGGTGGATGATGTGCTGTTCACCGGTAGAACCGTGCGCTCAGCCCTTGATGCTCTAATTGATTTAGGTCGGCCTCGGGCAATCCAATTGGCCGTGCTTGTTGATCGGGGCCACCGGGAGCTACCGATTAGTGCTGACTTTGTAGGAAAAGAAGTACCGACTGCTAAAAATGAGGTTGTGAAGGTCTGCTTAGCCGAGATCGATGGTCAAGATGCGGTAAACTTGATGGAAAGATGCTGA
- a CDS encoding ATP-dependent Clp protease proteolytic subunit → MGIVFQIFWIIIVVSAFLPMFKQRRLERARLTLHRSIEKERGSRLITLIHRQESMSFLGFALRRFIDIEDSEQILRAIRFTPANMPIDLILHTPGGLVLASEQIANAIKRHPGKVTVFIPHYAMSGGVLIALAADEIVVDENAVLGPVDPQIGSYPAASVVKVLEQKDVNRIDDETLILIDVAKKALSQVEQTVFDILKDKLDEGKAKELAALLSQGHWTHDYTLSCQKLQELGLNVICGLPRRIYELMDLYPQPAQRRSSVEYIPVPYRGGESESAEGNSDSLRVWYK, encoded by the coding sequence GTGGGGATCGTATTCCAGATCTTTTGGATTATCATTGTCGTCTCTGCATTTTTACCGATGTTCAAGCAGCGCCGGCTGGAGAGGGCTCGGCTTACGCTGCATCGGTCCATCGAAAAGGAGCGGGGAAGTCGCCTAATTACTCTAATTCATCGTCAGGAGTCTATGAGCTTTCTGGGATTTGCCCTCCGACGGTTTATTGATATAGAGGACTCGGAGCAGATTCTGCGGGCGATTCGTTTTACCCCGGCCAATATGCCCATTGATTTAATACTACATACACCGGGCGGTTTAGTGTTGGCCTCGGAGCAAATTGCCAATGCCATCAAGCGTCACCCGGGGAAAGTAACGGTGTTTATTCCCCATTACGCCATGTCAGGGGGAGTGTTAATCGCCCTTGCTGCCGATGAAATTGTGGTGGATGAGAACGCAGTCCTTGGTCCCGTTGATCCACAAATAGGGAGTTACCCGGCAGCATCTGTGGTTAAGGTATTGGAGCAGAAGGACGTCAACAGGATTGACGATGAGACACTGATTCTCATTGACGTGGCGAAGAAGGCCCTATCCCAAGTAGAGCAAACGGTGTTTGATATCCTCAAGGATAAACTCGATGAAGGTAAGGCTAAAGAGCTAGCGGCCTTGCTTAGTCAAGGACACTGGACCCATGATTATACGTTGTCCTGCCAGAAGCTGCAGGAACTGGGCCTGAATGTCATCTGTGGGCTGCCCCGTCGTATCTATGAGCTGATGGATCTATATCCTCAGCCAGCGCAAAGAAGATCTTCGGTTGAGTACATCCCTGTCCCCTACCGGGGGGGAGAATCGGAGTCCGCTGAGGGTAACTCGGATAGTTTAAGAGTCTGGTATAAGTAA
- a CDS encoding dihydroorotate dehydrogenase, producing MKPDLSIQIGALSLINPVMPASGTFGSGREYGQYFPLDLLGAIVVNGVTLEPKEGNRPRRITETPSGMLNAIGLQNAGVTSFIEEDLPFLREWDVPVVVNISGNTAREYGQLAEMLSDAAGVAGIEVNISCPNVKAGGMAFGTSASMAAEVTELVRRSTKLPVIVKLSPNVTSVKEIARAVEEAGADAVSLINTLLGMQIDLKYRRPVLGNTMGGLSGPAVRPIAVRMVYEVYKELSIPIIGMGGIDSTEAALEMILAGASAVAVGTANFVDPFTMPKIIAGLEKYLQDHGIDNIRVLIGAAHQEGG from the coding sequence ATGAAACCTGATTTGTCTATTCAGATCGGCGCGCTATCCTTGATTAATCCGGTAATGCCAGCATCGGGTACCTTTGGTAGTGGGCGGGAATATGGCCAATACTTCCCACTGGATCTTTTGGGGGCAATTGTGGTCAATGGGGTAACCTTAGAACCAAAGGAAGGTAATCGGCCGAGGCGGATCACCGAAACCCCCAGTGGGATGCTCAATGCTATCGGACTGCAAAATGCGGGTGTGACCTCCTTTATTGAAGAAGACCTTCCCTTTCTTAGAGAATGGGATGTACCGGTGGTTGTTAATATCTCGGGCAATACCGCAAGGGAGTATGGTCAGTTGGCCGAGATGCTCAGCGATGCAGCTGGGGTTGCGGGAATTGAAGTTAACATTTCCTGCCCCAACGTGAAGGCCGGGGGTATGGCCTTTGGCACCAGTGCCAGTATGGCAGCTGAAGTGACAGAGCTTGTGCGTAGATCCACTAAGCTGCCGGTTATTGTGAAACTATCGCCCAATGTAACCAGTGTGAAAGAGATTGCCCGAGCGGTGGAGGAAGCCGGTGCCGATGCCGTCTCTTTGATCAATACCCTCTTAGGGATGCAAATTGATCTTAAGTACCGCCGTCCAGTGCTGGGTAATACCATGGGGGGACTTTCCGGTCCGGCGGTTCGACCTATTGCAGTAAGGATGGTCTATGAGGTGTATAAAGAGCTCTCGATCCCGATTATTGGTATGGGAGGCATTGACAGTACCGAAGCAGCTCTGGAGATGATTTTGGCCGGGGCCAGTGCTGTTGCCGTTGGTACGGCGAATTTCGTAGATCCCTTCACTATGCCGAAGATTATTGCGGGTTTGGAGAAATACTTGCAAGATCACGGCATAGATAATATACGAGTGCTAATTGGTGCAGCACATCAAGAAGGGGGTTAG
- a CDS encoding ATP-binding cassette domain-containing protein, with protein MEHALAVKGIGKSYEKRRVVDDISFEVYPGEIMALLGPNGAGKTTIIRIIMGIVGPDEGDIGFSLGSGERSKTIVKSKVGYMPEERGLYRESKVMDVLVFLAGLKGVPKNLARKRAQSWLARFGLEDYADAKVQELSKGMAQRIQFIATVLHEPSLVVLDEPFSGLDPVSQDIFLEEIRRLAQGGTAVLLCSHQMNLVEAVSHRIFLINRGQKVLYGPLQDIKAQYGNYRVNMVIEGDNSQLFRHPLVAEHDQKDNRLMLLLQDGVEPAEFVSTLDPDLPIEEMSISRISLHDIFVRIASGEAAI; from the coding sequence TTGGAGCATGCGCTAGCGGTTAAGGGGATCGGTAAAAGCTATGAAAAGCGCCGGGTGGTGGATGATATATCCTTTGAGGTTTACCCCGGTGAGATCATGGCCTTGCTTGGACCTAACGGAGCAGGGAAGACGACGATCATCCGGATTATCATGGGCATTGTGGGCCCGGATGAGGGAGACATCGGCTTTAGTTTGGGTTCGGGGGAGCGCTCAAAAACTATTGTGAAGAGCAAGGTTGGATATATGCCCGAGGAACGGGGATTGTATCGGGAATCCAAAGTCATGGATGTTTTGGTGTTCTTAGCCGGTTTGAAAGGGGTACCGAAGAACCTAGCAAGGAAGAGGGCACAGAGTTGGTTAGCCCGCTTTGGACTTGAGGACTATGCCGATGCCAAGGTACAGGAATTATCCAAGGGTATGGCCCAACGGATCCAGTTTATCGCTACTGTGCTGCATGAACCGAGTTTGGTGGTACTAGATGAGCCTTTTTCTGGCTTAGATCCCGTGAGCCAGGACATTTTCCTGGAGGAGATCCGGCGCCTAGCCCAAGGGGGTACCGCTGTGCTCCTTTGCAGTCACCAGATGAACCTGGTGGAGGCGGTAAGTCATCGCATTTTCTTGATTAATCGAGGCCAAAAGGTTCTCTATGGTCCCTTACAGGATATTAAGGCCCAATATGGGAACTACCGGGTCAATATGGTGATAGAAGGCGATAACAGTCAGTTATTCCGGCATCCTTTGGTAGCGGAGCACGACCAGAAGGATAATCGGTTGATGTTGTTGCTGCAGGATGGTGTCGAGCCGGCTGAGTTTGTCTCAACTTTGGATCCGGACCTTCCCATTGAGGAGATGTCCATTTCCCGCATTTCCCTCCACGATATTTTCGTTAGGATCGCCAGTGGGGAGGCGGCAATATGA